Genomic DNA from Oreochromis aureus strain Israel breed Guangdong linkage group 2, ZZ_aureus, whole genome shotgun sequence:
TTCCCTCTCACATCTAGTATTTTTAATGAATCCTTTAACAAGTAGTATCTAGCTATTTCAGAGGTGCTGTTCAGTAGCTGGATGTTCACAGTTCCTCCCAAAGCTCCATAACACTGAGCTCCATCCTGTCTGCCATCACAGTGAGTTTCCACacctgcaaagaaaaaaatagacaaACGCAAAACTGTCAAACTTTTGAGTATTAAGTTACTACCAGAAAGACTGCAGTAGCATATGCAAATGTTTACAATGAACAGAAATTTGTAAGCTTCATGATTATTTTAATATGGTTCCCACAGGTGGGCACAAATTAGTCACTGAATTCCATCAAGAGAAATAGTGGTTTTGTGGCTACTGTCGTTTTGTTTTAGTAGTGGTTTGTTGTTTACTCAGGCCTGctggaaatgaaaaacagaatatttatcTAACTGTTATGCAAAACCTCAATTTTATGCTGTTCTTAGGGTCTAAAAAACTGACTTTCGCAAGCTACTCTCATGTGGTAGTTATTCATTGAAAATGAATGCAGGAAGTGAAAATGGAGGAAATTTTAACCCACAAAGAAAAGGTTTGAGTAGTCCTGAAACAGGGAACAGTTGAGCAAAAATGCTGCAAATCTTATCAACGTATGTAAATTGGCAGCATCATTTCCCAACAGGGAAAATTTTACCTTGAATAAACAAATGTAGAGTCCAAGCATCTGATGTCCTTCCATCTGAATCAAAGGTTTGAAGGGTATATTTACCAATGTCTGTCCTACTCAGGCCATTGATCCTAAATGTCCCATTGCTGGGAAAAATGAGATATCTATGTGCAATGGTATTAGAAATAACCTTATCCCCTTTCACATCtagtatttttaatgaattcttTAACAGTTGGTATCGAGGTATTTCTGAGGTGTTGTCCATCAGCTTGATGTCCACAGTTTCCCCCAAAGCTCCATAACACTGAGCTCCATCCTGTCTGCCATCACAGTAAGTTTCCACacctacaaagaaaaacaaaaaaagtaaacaatatattcatttttttttaaaatttaacatatCATTTAACGAGTTCACCTCTCATAGCTGTATTTTTTCAGCCCCATATTAGTTAAAtggttaagaaaataaaatataaactaagaTAAAATGCATTTGCTATTATTGTattcaaattcatttttataGTCTCTAAAGAAGAACAGAGAAAGCAGAAAATGCCAGATTTATATGGATATAAACATTACCAAAAAAATCTTACATTTATATAAAGTAGCAGCTTTATTTACCAAAAAAAATTACCTTGAGTAAACAAATATAGAGTCCGCTCGCCTGATTTTCTTCCATCTGAATCAAAGGTTTCCAGGGTATATTTACCAATGTCATTCCTACTCAGGTCATTGATCCTAAATGTTCCATTACTGGGAAAAATGAGAGACCTACTCTCTATGGCATTAGAAAAAACTGTATTATTTCTCGCTGCTAGTATTTTTAATGAATCCTTTAACAACTGGTATCTAGGTATTTCAGAAGTGCTATTCATCAGCTGAATGTCCACAGTTCCTCCCAAAGGTACATAACACTGAGCTCCATCCTGTCTGCCATCACAGTGAGTTTCCACACCTGCgaaaaaaaagtgaacaaataaacaaaggcAAAATCAAACCCAGATGGTAAAATGAGTGACTGAATTTAATTTAGTCAAAATGTAAATGACGACAGGGTACATATTTAATGAGTTCATATGTCATAGCTATATTTACGCATTTTCATGTCAAAATGATCTCAGAATGTGTCATTAATCTTCAAGGAAATATAAGCAATGGAagtaaaaatcatttaaaataaaatcttaaatgttaaaataaaactctTAAACTGCAGTTCAACAAATCCTTTGATGAATTCAGCTTAATTTTATTGACCGTGCTAGGCAGCAAAACCTactttttattataaaattaaGCATTaatgaagaagaacaaaaagttTAGTAGCTCACCATAAGAGACTCCGAGTAACATAAATAACAGTCCAATGACAGTTTCCATGTCTGCTCACTGCACAGCCCCTTATGATCAGTCAGCAACTTTTCCCTCAATAACAGACGTGTGTGCTGCTCTACACGCTGCTGTCAGCTTGTACTTCACTTTTCATACGCTGAGAGGATGAAaggaagtgacatcatattttaTCCCCGTTTTGCtatcaagaaaagaaaaaaaaaacattgtcaaTATAAGGTCTTCAAAAGCGACATCTAGTGGTCGAATAAATGTGTGAGCAGTGAAATTAACCCTTTTTTGGTATTCAGGTCTGACCTGTTTCAAATTTTTTAagtataatttttttcttcctaaaaATCTTATTGgtaatgtttatttttgcaaCATTGTGTATATTACCAAAAGTAGTCACTCActcatccaaatcattgaatcCATGTATTCCGATCACTTCCATGGTTACAGGCTTGTAAAATCAAGCACTGCGGCATGCAGGAGGCCGTGATAGGACGCCACCTGTGGAACAAGTCCAGTCATGAAATTTCCTTGCAGCTAATtattccacagtcagctgttacTGTTCAGCCTCTGGTGATCCACTCAGCAGCTTTAAAActttttccaaaaaaaacatgtgtgtgtgtcctgcttTGAACAGACTGGGGTGTGTTGTGTTGGCAATTAGAGGAGAATGTGTCAACATGCTGTGCAGTTTATTTGAGgatgtatttatattttcatatgCTGAGAGGAAGAAAGGAAGTGACATCagtttttcttcatcttttacCCTTTAAGACAGAAACATTAATCATTTAAATGTTAAgtctaaaaaaggaaaatacattttcagaTTATGCCAAACCAAACAGGTCTTGTCAGATAGCATGTTGGACATTAACTATCCATGCACAGCATTGTAAACAATATTCACTAATTGATAGGGGGTCATTTCAGATGTCTAATACTCAAGGTTTAAACATTCAAAtctcaaaaatctgttttttgcaATAAAGGCTTATAATCCACGAAAACAATTCATGCaaattaataaatacagttcttattatttcattttataactTGAACATTAAAGGAATAACACAATAACCATCAACCATAGAagggctccctctagtggtacaaaataataatactgcTTCAAATTTTTCATTGACGGGTTACACTGGccatattcagttcaatttgtttttattcagtaattattattattttaatttcatcacACCACCTAAAATTACTTTAGACATCAAGGTCAAATCCTCACAGTATTAGAGAAAGTATTAGAGAAATAATACTTATAATATTCTGTTATTAATTCTATCTGGTGATGACACATGTTAACAGTTTGTCAGCTGTCTCCTTGTCTCTTCTCAACTTCTTGTACTGACCTGTTTATTGCTGATGGCTTCACTGAGGTCAGACGTATttgaagtgtgtttttaatcgtATTCAGATGTCATCAGCGTCAATTCATGCATCAGTTCctcttaaagaaataatttctttaaatggTAATTGAATGCAAGACACCTAATAGTTGAGTAGAACTGAAAAAAACCTTTCTGAAATAAACTTGCAAAAAGCAGCTGGATGCTCCAGTACTTATGACTGatgtttttctaaatgtaccCCTCTTTCCCCTCATCGTTCAATGCTGTTCCTTTTGAATCAAAAGTTTGAAGGTTATATTTACCATTGAACAGTGGTAAATATAACAGCAGCACAGTGCAGCAAACATGCATAATATCAAACGAGTCCACAACTGCTCATGTACCCTGGGTTGCTCAGACCCAGGTCCCTGACAAGCTATTGTATGAATATCTACTAAATTTAAAACAACATACTTTATTAACATAAACTTTACAACATTGTATTTTGATATAGGATTTTTACACCAGTAATATGACACCATTCACACATTTATGTATTGTCAATGTACTTGCACAAAATTCTCCAGACATGTGTCCTCAATGGAGGACAGAATATTATCATAGTTAATATCATTAATACAAGCTGTTTAAAAGCGCTCATACACAATTTACTAACAGCAGTGAGTTACTTATTTTTAATTCCCACTTTTGCCTTtacaaaacacagtgaaaagCGAATGAACCAGGCTGCTCCACTTAAAATCACCATCAGAATTTCCACACAATACAAAATGCATAAAACATCCAAAGCTTCTAATGGGAATCCAGTATAAgctgtgtaaatgtaaaatatgattaatgaataaaaacatatgCTATATGTTATTTTCACACCCACAGAGATGTGAAATTTCAGCAGATGAAAGATGACACTATGTGTTGGTGCAAGAAGTAGAGTTTCTCCTTTCAACCATCAAAACAGAGTTTTCTGGATATTCCGTCGTTTGCGAGAGAGCAGAGgcttcatctttttcagttctCTTTTTCTTCCAAGCAAAGTAAATGGAAATCCCAGTTAATAAGAGAATTACCGCGACTGCTCGCAAACCACATATAAGCAAGAAGTTATCTGTTCAAAGACACAAAAATTACAAGTTAAGATAGAGCTGTGACAGTTTTTCATGAATTTACCATTCTGGGGTAAAGGGAGAATTTTAGTTTTAGTGACTCTAGTAGGGTCTATTGTTggtttaatttacattttgatATTCATGTCCCTGATAAGGGACACATAATAGATAAGATAAGGATCAGTTATTAATAAAATGTAGCATGTGAGCAAGCAGATGATTTACGACAAATTTAAAGAATGATCAGTTCAGACACTTTTTACATCATCTTCTCACTCACCACAGGTAgatattttctcttctttgaAGGCATTACTGACGTTGTTCCTGACTGAGCAGACCAGACGTCCTGAGACGTGCTGTTTCAGTGTGATGATGTTACTCTCATTATTTCCAGAAAGGAGCTCAGCATCTGTCAGTGTGCGTCCATCCAGAGTCCAGCTGTACTGAGGACTGTCCCCTCCCTCAGAGGAGCAGGACACCCTCATCTCTCCCTGGGACAGACACTCAGAGACCAGCAGGACGGAGGACACAGGagctgagagaaacacacacagatgagtTTAGATTTTAAGATCTTGGTCATTGTTTAAAATCTCTGATCAAGAACAGGAAAAGTATAAAATACATCAAATTGTGTAAGATATAgatataaaataccaaaataatATTACATTTATATCTATGTCATAACTTCCCAATAGGGGAaaataacaatgataataataaagatatttACCATGAATTAACAGCCGTAAGGTCCGCTCGTTTGATGCCGTTCCTTTTGAATCAAAGGTTTGAAGGCTGTAATTACCACTGTCATTCCTGCTCATATCACTGATCCTAAATGTCCCATTGCTGGGAAAAATGAGAGATCTGTGTTCTATGGTATTAGAAAAAAACTTAAATGTCCTTCTCACGTCTAGTATTTTTAATGAATCCTTTAACAAGAAGTATCTGGGTATTTCTGAGGTGTTTTCCATAAATTGTATGTCCACAGTTCCTCCCAAAGCTCCATAACACTGAGCTCCATCCTGTTGGCCATCACAGTAAGTTTCCACACCTGcaaagttttaaatgtaaaagaaaaaaatttaaaagcttttacgatataaatatttacaaatattGTAGAAAGAGCAAATTAATGATAAGAGCACTTTTACGTTTATTTTGTTATTCAGCCTCACCATGAGAAACGCCCAGCATCACCATCAATCCAAGCACAGCCTCCATCTCTCCTCACTGTTCACTGTGGCTGCAGCTGTCAGAGTGATTCATGACATGTGAAAAATAGTGGAAAGGTCTTCATCAGGGATGCCAAACTTGTTCTGTTCCGGCACAtaccactttgatcttaagtgggccagACCAGTAAAACTT
This window encodes:
- the LOC116330520 gene encoding uncharacterized protein LOC116330520 — its product is METVIGLLFMLLGVSYGVETHCDGRQDGAQCYVPLGGTVDIQLMNSTSEIPRYQLLKDSLKILAARNNTVFSNAIESRSLIFPSNGTFRINDLSRNDIGKYTLETFDSDGRKSGERTLYLFTQGVETYCDGRQDGAQCYGALGETVDIKLMDNTSEIPRYQLLKNSLKILDVKGDKVISNTIAHRYLIFPSNGTFRINGLSRTDIGKYTLQTFDSDGRTSDAWTLHLFIQGVETHCDGRQDGAQCYGALGGTVNIQLLNSTSEIARYYLLKDSLKILDVRGNKAIYNTIAHKSLILPSNGTFRISDLSRTDSGNYSLITFDSDGRSSGEQSLQLFIQAPVSSVLLVSECLSQGERRVSCSSERGDSPQYSWTLDGRTLTDAELLPGNNETNIITLKQHVSGRLVCSVKNNVNSVSKEQEIPACAE
- the LOC120441120 gene encoding hepatocyte cell adhesion molecule-like encodes the protein MENTSEIPRYFLLKDSLKILDVRRTFKFFSNTIEHRSLIFPSNGTFRISDMSRNDSGNYSLQTFDSKGTASNERTLRLLIHAPVSSVLLVSECLSQGEMRVSCSSEGGDSPQYSWTLDGRTLTDAELLSGNNESNIITLKQHVSGRLVCSVRNNVSNAFKEEKISTCDNFLLICGLRAVAVILLLTGISIYFAWKKKRTEKDEASALSQTTEYPENSVLMVERRNSTSCTNT